Genomic DNA from Channa argus isolate prfri chromosome 10, Channa argus male v1.0, whole genome shotgun sequence:
cactttcacactttaAATCTCTAGTGCAGTTGATGAGTGTTGCTGCTTAGTCACAACACATGGCTGCAGCTCCAAAAGCCTAATTATGGCATTTATTATCCTGTTAAACAGTCTTGGCTTGGAATGGGACCAGGACCCAACATCCAGTCTGAAGAGTCTTTGTTGGCATTGCAAACCAACCTCATCTTATCTTAGCATTTAgttgtctttacatttttcttatcACCAGTCAAGTGACAGAAATTCACCTTCAAATGTTTCAGTTGATTCTTTTTCACCATTGACATTGTCGTAAGACTGaatatttgcagttttacagACACTATCTGTGCTTTCGCCCGGTATTCTTCCTCTTTAGAGCCATTATCCAGGCAGGGAGAGCATGCCGGCGTGCTGGTGCCACTTCCGCGTCCACTGTCTGTTCCACTTCGCACTCCTGCTCTAACACAGAGTCATTGTCCATTTCTGATTCCTCCTCTGAATGTATAGCATCCAGATCCAGCTCTGGAGGTTCTATGGACACCACCTCCTCTGAAAAGCGAACCCGGCGGTTCTCCTCAACTCGTCTCTGATGCAGAAAAGCATAAGATAGAGAAGAGACAATGTAGACAAAGAGAAGTAGTGAATAaattataatcttgactttaaaTGTCACATAACAGTGATCAGTCAATTCTTCATTAACACTTTATTTTGGACATTCACACTAAATTTCTGAGAAAATAACTATATAAATGTGCTATAGTTATAAAAAAAGACTGTTTCATCCACTTGattagttacatttatttatataatattaaaaacgAACAGCAAATTGAGCTTAATAAAAGAACAgataattaagtaattaatgaacagaaaataatttgaataatatAAGAATAATGACTCACGACCTGGATGATAGCTATTAAAACAGGTGTGtagagacattttaatttatacCAAATTATTcatgaaacattttgaaaataagatcaacattttaaaaacatacaattatatgtataaaaaaaatcttgattCAGAAAAACTATCGAAATGGGATTCACATTTATAATTTACCTTTATTTCCTACCACAAGGAGGCACTGTGATTCACTTAccctttttgtcattgtttccaTTGAGGACTCTAAATCTTGGGATATGGAGTGTTTAAGGACACCCTGGGGTGCCGCAGCACAAGTGTTGaaagaggatggagagagaggagcCGGAGTATATTTTAGGGTGTATAAAGACATCATGTTATCACGTTGTGACTCTCCTGTTTCATCCATCTCATGGCTGCAGGTCACGCTTGATGTAGATATAGACCCCTCTACAAaatgagagacaaacagagattTCTAACATGATTTCAGCCACATGCATCAGCTACAACTAATGACATCTGACCTGCTTCGACTTAAATGCCTGAAATATCTGATTCTgacctctgtctccctctttctctgtttgaAAGTTgtcatctctcctctcacctgACTGATGCTGTCTCTTTCTGTTGGGGTGGGCTCTGCTCTTGTCCAGCATGTCTGCAGGCTGcgaaaagaaaacagattacTGAGCGAGCAacacaaaagtgaaagtaaaaatgttcacaAGATGTGGCTATGATTGTTTTTCTTGGTTTCTTTCTTTGACTAATTCTAAACaaatcattaacatttaaatggaaatcGCACTATTAAGTGATACCTAACCTGTACAAAGGATGGGGGTCTATGTTGCTGTCCTAGACGCCTCTGTCCAAGCTGCATGTCTGATTGGTTATGACCATCATCCATTGGCTCTGATCGATCAGCTTCTCTGTGAACAGactcttgttgttttttttctaaaacctcCATGCTGACAGGTAGGGAAGCACCAGGTGATAATTGTGCCATGCCAGTGTTAGAACCTGGTGTTGCCTCAGTACCCAAGAATTTCCATTGGTTGTTCCCACCTTCTTGTTGGTTTGAAAACACAGAGAGCCGCACACTATAGTAAGGATTTGGTGGGATTTGGGACTGATTTAATGAATCCTCTGATGGACTCTGGTTGACTGAGGGGGCAGATAAATTAGGGTTCAGAAACTTAGCCCACTCTTGACCCGTGACAATCTCCTCCAGCAGACTGAATGACCCCAGGCCAAACTCAGATTCACTATAAGATCTGCAATTAGAGAAGATATTCTAATTGTAAATGAAttacataaaaagagaaaatcacaACATGACCTTATTCTTCTGTTATAaagctccatgttttccaaaccACAAAAACGAGCCACACAACACAGGGTTCCACAATCCTACATCATGATGAACACGggtaaatttgtttattttgattcGATCCCAGATGCATTGTCTTGATGCCACAGATCCTGAAGAGCAGTGCTTCCTAACatgcttttgttattttgtattatagTGTTATAGCATATAGTTATCCTGGGACCGTTACTGTTATTGTCCGTTTTTGTATCCGTTTTTTCAGGTCGTCATTAAACGGGAAAATCTTTGAACATGGCTCTGATCTAAGTGCATTAGAGTAGGAAAGTGAGAagctaaaagaaagaaagaagcatCATCAATTTTGGTACTTTAGTAGGATATGTTGGctacaagaaaaataaaaaataataccaGCCTTATTTTTTGACACACTAAGGAAAGAATCATtctttacagtttattttgtgtctcAGAGAACAAGCTTTATACTAGTTATATTTACTTTACAGACCTCCATTTTACATTATACGTACATAAAACAGGATAGACTGTTCCagtaaaataaactgcagtatACTAGACATACATAATTAGTACTTTAGCCTTTGTTACTTGTATATACAGTAGTATATATAATACTGACAATGTATCAAATGGGTAGCTATTTTGCTGCTACCCAAGCGAGGTGTGCTTAAAGGGCACAAGCCAAGACGTAGGAGCTCTTCCAGAGCTCTAATGGAGGCGTGATAATGCTGAAATTTTGCGTTAGGAATAACGTCTGTGCTGCAGAACCATCAGCATGCTCCTCTTTTTACTTGCTTAAGTTTATGTATTgacagtatttactgtatgtgtttaggATTAGGATATCTCCACATAATACACTAAGTTTACATTTTACCATTACTACCTATATTTCAGATAGTGCCTGAAAATTTCTTCAAACAGTGGTCTCATGACAATGTTTCCTTGTGTGTCATCTTGTAAAAATGTTGTAAGGCTTATTGTAATATGAAAGTGACTGAAAATGTCAGATGACTGATGCAGACAGTCAGTGGGGTGTGTTTAGcacttcagaaaaaaatgcatgtcaATCTGATAACTATGGTTGAAAACATCTTAGAAATAGCTCACATATCTTGTGTTACTTAGAGACAAATCAACAACACCTGACTGTAAGAGTTTCTGACTGTGTGTCATGCTGGCTTCAGTGCTTCTTTTGgagtacttttacatttatttctctgttgATTACCTGATATGCCCTTCAGGATTGCTGTCCTCTGTGTGTGCAGGAGAGATTTTACTGGGATCTCTGCTGTCTGATAAAGGAAAGCTGCTTTCTTCCCCCTTGTTTGGTGCACTGTTCATATTTTCATTAGCCAATTGTTGAGGTGAAATCTattaaataaacagcagtttCAAATGAGTTATGATTGACTATGAGTATCAAAGTTTCAGCTTCTTAAAATTGTTTacctttgaatttaaaaaatgtaagtatGACACAAATGCACTGACCTCATTTACTTGCCCCGCTTTCTGATCCAAGCTCCCTCCttcctctttgctttttctgccaaaccTCTCCTGCCTGTCTCTCCACCTCTCCTTAATCTTCTGTGTCCATCTCCTCGTTCTGTTCTCAGATGAGCGCTGTTTTCTTGTAGagctgctgttttttgttgcttCACTGTTTGCAGCAAACTGCAAATCTGTTCTTTGTGCTGAAACTCCAAATCCTCCATTGTCCACATGTAGCATTCTGTTCTCTTCGATTCCAGCATTTAGACTTGCATCTGTGGGCTTCAAGGACCACATATAGACTGTGGGCATAAAGCCCTGGTTACTGTGTTGATTCTGCCCCATGCTTCTGACAGTATCCTGATCACTGGGAATGTTCATTGTCACAGCGGTGCTCCCAAAATTCACTCTTTCCCCATCAGTCCTCTCAAAGGAAGTGATATCAGCATCCTTAAGTGATTGAGCAGGAAAGAGCTGCCCTGTTTTAGTTGGGGGGGGTTCCGGCAATGTGGCCTGTCCCAACACTCTTCCCACACCTGTGTCATCATCAGTGTTGTCTTTCTGGGAGGGGAAGGCAATGAGACCACTGTCTGTTTCACAACCAAGACTTTGTTGCTGTATTTCCACGCCTGTGGTTCCAGAAttactgtctgcagcagagttAATAAACTCACAGCCATTTACAGGACTGTTGTTAACTTTCTGGAAGTTAACGgcttctctctgtccatcttGGCACCATGTGGAAGCGACTGTTGTGTTTGCAGGTGTGTCCAGGAACGCCTGGCCCTCTCTTCCTGGCTGCAGCCTCAGCCTCTGCAGCATGGACTGCAGCAACGCCTGACTGTCTTTTGAATTTTGTGACTGCGACATCTACAAAATCTGTCTATCAAATCACAAAGTCACAGAGAAGCGTATCAAACATGAATGCACATAAGCATTAAAATACTTTCCGACAAACATGGATGGATTCCACACTGCCCTATGCCATGTTTTGCTCTAAAAACAGACCATGACACATTAAAGTATTTGTGTAAAAATCATAATAGCCTTGTGGCCACAGTTTTGAGACTTGGAGTTATGGtagttttctcctttttccatCTTCCAATCTCGTCCCATTATCTTCATTGCAGTTTGTTGTCATAAATATCAAGACATATATATCTTCTTAAATATACCCTTTTCTGTTAGGATAGAAattccttcttttctctgtgtcagCTACTTTTCAGAGCAGTTGCTCTCTTTTGTATGGTTTTGGCACAAAACTGCCaaacccaaaaataaaaaaacggcTTACTTTCATAGTCTTAGATCctttccagctctgcctctttcATGATATGTTTGTAGTCTCAGTACAAGAAGACTGTTTTAGTGACACCTCTTCTTCAGTAGTCTTTTTATAACATCGCTGAGGAGGGCAGAGACGATGCAGCGTTCTTCTGAACTTACACACTGAAGCAGACCAACAAGAAAGACCAGTGAGGTGAGATAATTGTGCACGCACAGTGACTatccctctctctgtgcctTTGCACACATCTTTCTATTTGCTCTACCTCCGTCCTATTACATTCCCTGACTCTCTTACTcttacatgtgcacacacaccctctTTCTTCCCACTGTGACCCTTAAATGGTAATTATAGTGTGTTTTCGAAAACAGCTgctatttacagtatgtgtcctcggagttaaagaaataaaaaaatgtctataatgacctttggattaccccATTTTACAGGCTGTTTTAAAAGgcttttaacattgttttagCAATAATACTTACACTGTATAATAAATacttaataatgtttttctgttagTCACCAAATAAGTGTTTACATATTAAATTGCCTGCCCACTGCCTTTATTTCCCACTAAATTTTTTGATTTcgaatttcttttttgtttccagCTAAGTAAAATACATGCAAATTGACATCTTCTTGCAAAAacgatttttaaaaagtgaatctTCAATcgtataataatattattattgttattattattattattattattattattattattattattattataataaataattgtataataataataataataataataataatgttattattattattattattattattattattattattattattatattttggtAAGGGAGTATTGTTGATTGTGGGGCAGATAAATATCTGTGAATAAATAAGTTATGTGTAAATGACTCGAAGTTTAAAGTGGTGTTTAATGTGCATCAGAACTACATTCTTAGATAAACCTTAGGCCTAGTGAATAAACTTTTCAACTCGCTAGGCTGAACCACTATTCAATACAATAAATCAATTTATCCTCCTCAATCTCATACTGCGTATTTTATAATGTAAACGTATTGTATTAATAGCTGGCATTGTAAATCCCTAATGATTCTTAATCTATGACCACGGTAACTATTAGCGTTAAAATGCATCTTCTTACATCCACAGTCTAGTACGCGTGCGTAAAGTAACCACGCCCTTCTAACTAAGCTGTTGGCTGTCTGGTTGGTTAACAAAGCGGAAGCGGGTAATGGCGGCGTAAACAACGTAAAAATGGGTATGCTATCGAaaatataagttaaaaaaaaaacgcaaaaaTACAGAATGCGTTTTCTGCAATACCAGGATTTCTTCTCGGCCTACAAACTATAAACcctgtttggtttattttgtggTGGTGTTTAGGCGCTAGTTTGAGCTAACTTTTAGCTTTAGTTTGCCACCGTTAACTTAGCGGAAAAGTAGTTAACCTTTGTAGAAATGGACTGCGTCGTGACGGGAGGAAACGTAAAAGGTAAAGCAAACATACCCTGTATTTTCAGCGCTTTCTTTAACAGAATCTCTGTGTATGGTACAAATAAGCAGTAattgtgttgtgtatgtgtgtgggtacCGTTCAGTGCTGGCCAAAGCCATCCATTCTCTGTCCAGGATCGGCGATGAGCTGTACGTAGAGCCTCAGGAAGATGGGGTGAGCTGCTCTGATGATGACAACCAACACTTCCTCCTGCCATGCATATATCTTGTTGTTTCCTGTCGGTGCACAAGTTGTGTCAATGAATAGTGCTGATTTGGTTTCTTCTCTCTAGCTGGCCCTGCGGTCTGTGAACTCATCTCGGTCGGCATATGCTTGTTTCCTGTTCGCACCACTCTTCTTCAGCAGGTGcagactgtctgtgtgtgtctaaatgATACTGAGATGTGTGTTAGTGAGTCACTGTTTGAAAATCACTTTTATGTGTGCAGTTTTTTAAGACCTTTAAGCCAGCTCCTCTCTTTAAGCCCCTCTCCTGTTTTGTCAGGTACACTATCCCCAGTGGGCACACATTCCGCTGCAAGATGGCAATAAAGGTTTGTTTAGAAAAGTGGATGAGCTATAGGGCTTTTAATGCTTTATATACATtctatttttcctctttttgaaTGCAGTTATTGTAGTGATTCTTAGTGTTTTCCCAAACTTCATGAGATGAGCTCAAGTACTCGTTCATTGGCACCACCTGTTCTTAGATGTTACTAGTTTTTATTATACAAGACATAGTGATCCagaaactttaaatattttatatctttttgtcttttgttaatTGGTTTGATTAAGTTTGTGTCATATCAGGAAGCAAAAGCTGGCTGTTTCAAACATTGATGCAAAGGTCTTTTAATCTGTTCAGCCTCTTTGGTTTTGTGCTTATGTGTCTTCAGAAAATCTTGATTATAGTACGTAGTGCTTACATGTCATAACTAAATCCCATTGGTGAGAAATATGTCCTGTGCGGCAGGCCAAAtataagtagtggtttaatagCTACCTTGgcagtaaatacatttaaaaaatcaacATAACTAATCTAATCTATGTTTCTGTTCAAGAGTATTTTTCCGCCTCAAGACAATGTTTACATCAGTTAACTGAGCTACTCCTTAGTTTTTACATTGATGTAAACGATTAATAAATTAACATCAGAGTTTCTATACTCAATTTCAATTATCTTTCCTGTCACTATCACGGTACAGCCCTGCGGTTATCTTTGTGCACATTCTACAAAACCTCTCAGCTTCCTTGTTTAAACTATTTAATATGGTAGTCATTTTGCAGGGCAAATCTTGTCTTACCAATCATTTGCATGGTTGCCTGTAAAAATGTGGTGCAAGTGAAAAATTATAGTTTTAATGATTAAAGTTAGTCTAAAATATccttcaaaatgacaaaaaattgtTTTCCCAGCTGCTTAAGAGTTGAATAAAACAGGTTAATTCTCGAGTATTTTAAAGGCAATTGACAATTATGGTCCTGTGTCTATTATTGACCTAATGTTCCTTCCTGTGTGATTCAGAGTGTACAAGCCGTGTTCAGGTCTCTGGCATCTCTGGAGAAGTCTGTGGAAAAGTGTCACATTGAGTTGGATGAACAGAAGAGCCGCCTTACCTTCACTCTGCACTGCAAACATGGtatgtttattgttatttacaCCAACGCTTTTTCTTAGTAGCACATCATACATTTGTTACATTCTATTCTACATGGGTTCCTTTGTTGGTGGTTTTCGCAGGTCTCCTGAAGACACATAACCTGTCTTTCCAGGACAGTGAAAGTTTACGGGCAGTGTTTGATAAGGACAGCAGTACCAATGTTTTCAGGGCCCAGCCCAGGTCTGTGAAAcgttctttattttaaaaataacattctgttttactttctgcCTTGGACCCTTTGACAGCTTCTCTGTAACATATACAGCTGACTACAAATTtggaaaaatgtcttttgtggttttcttttggACCTCCTGCCTCTCTAGATGGTTATGTTGTATTTGCTTTCCCTTACTGTCAGACTGTTGGTGGACACGGTCGTGCACTTCCCTCCATCTCTAGAGGAAGTGACTGTGTCAGTGAGTGATGAACAAATGTGGGTCAGAAACCACGTGGAAGATGAAGCAGGTAACTTGGTTGTGTATTTCAGTTATCCGGCATTTATAAACTTTTGAAAATTCTAAACGTTGTGAGCTACATTTTAATCCTATGCAGTTTAGTCATGACAAACTAtgatggtttttatttaaaatgaaaaccctCAACCTTTCAGTGTAAGAatcttttttacaaataaagagAAGTTTCAAATTGTGCATCCATGCAAGACAATGGCAAGACCATTGTACTACAAAAAGTTGCAGTTAGGATATTCTTTAGTTAATGCTGCTTGTAATAACAAGCAATAATAATATAGGAAAAGAGGATGCATATGAACCCAGTGGTGCCCTACTGCAAAACAGCAGAGTTACACTTTGTAGTCCTAATTATCATTAGTCTGTAGGGGTATTTCTCTTGCCCTGCAAATCTGTTctagcaaaagaaaaagcaacaccTAAGACTATAAACTAcaaagttttatgtttttaaacttatcTCAGCTTTTGCTGTCTATTCACTGTTACCTGTCCATCACTTTCACAGATCAGTCAAAGGCCATGCTGACAGAGCTGTGTCTGGCTTCAGATGAGTTTGACCATTTTGCCGTCCAAGCTCATCACAGTGTCACCTTTTGTCTGAAGGAGTTACGGGTGAGACTAGTCAGATTAAAGAGGGAGAAAGGTCCTTTGAGGACGAGGTAGAGGCAGATAAATATGTTGTGGTCTTTGTTTGCTAATTCAAAGCTGTCATTGCTGTCATTACTTGTCATCTCCCACAGGGTTTGTTAGTGTTTGCAGAGTCCACCGGTCTCCCTATTTCTTTGTACTTTGATGAGCCAGGCAGGTAAGCAtacttataaataaatgttagttaACTTGTGTCACAACAACATACTGACATTTaatttgtgggtgtgtttgtgtgtttcagcccTGTGGTGCTTTCTGTAACAGACAGTGTTCTGGAGGGGAACTTTGTTCTGGCCACACTTTCTGATGATCCTAaccacagtaaaaacaacactAGACGGTAACAATAGCGGAAGAACATTAAATTGAAACTGCTTAGCCATTTTTAGTTCTAGTCTGCAGACATGTGATGCCATCTGGTGGACAAAAACCTACTTAAGGACAACAGTTCCAAATATTGTCTAAATGCCCTTTTGTGCCCTGTCTAAGTGCATGGTTGCACATATTCTAGCTGTCATATTTGTCCAGCTGTTGGTGTGGCACATGTGGCCTGTGGCATATACTAATTGTGTTAGGTAGTAAAGTATCCTTACACCGCTTTGTGGGGCTTCTTTGAACAATGAATGCTAAAGGTTTCTACCTGAAATCGACAGTATAGACACTTTTCAGATGAACAGGAAAACCCTGTCATCTCCTTGATACATTTTGGTTAATATATTCTGTTTGGACATAAGTAACAgcaattttaagtttaaaatttaTCTAGCGCAATAATTATCTTTGATGCTGCTCAGTAGATTTTAAACAGCGCTTGGAAAATTACCAATATGCATGTGGTATATATAAAAGTAAAGAAGTACCTTAAGCTCATAGGGAAAATGGTACAAATTTAGTTTTACTCAAATGCAGTAAAGGGAGGtggtagatgttttttttttcttccagaatGAACATACCTGTAAATGTACTGCCACTGAAAgtgaaatttttttaaattaaaaaaaatttcttttcCTCATTCTTGTCATATTTTTGACTTCCATTCTTCCACCCCTCAGAGCACGCAGAACACCGCCACCACCTCCTGATGATTTCATGAATGACGATATAGACTCCTACCTCATTTCCATGGATACAAGTATCGCACCAGGTCCTTCAGCTACAAGTCCACCGACATCCCCATTAGCTTATTCCACATGTTTGAAGCAGCCTTCTGCAGCCAATCACAGGACAAGATTACACAGCGAGGATGAGGACGAAGTAGAGGAAGATGAAGCAGCATATTCTGAGAGACCACCTAATAAGAAGGTACAGTTTAGTTTTCATATTGATAACAGTTGTGGGGTTTGagtgcagtttttaatttttttgccaGAAACATGGAAGATtaaattacatatatatttttcctctcccctcctACACACTTTaagtatataaatataagtaaaaagataaatatattataattacACAGATAGAGATGAGACCTAATGGAACTGTCCatttgtgtgtcattgtgatttaaataataaataattaaatatttactttgcAAGGATAACTCCACAGGAATTAAGTTTCTTTTGAATATGGGACATAGgctaatttataaaaattataaaagacACGATCTAGTTTAGACACATGTAATCATTTACAGCTAGATGGTTTTGCCCTGAGTTTCTGAAGCAACATTCATTATTTAAGCAGCAAGTAcaatataaagtataaatataaGTTAAGTTCCTCATCATAGCACTTTCATTGTCTTTAAATGCCTTCTCAAAACAACGTGACATCCTCACCCTGCTTGTGTAGCAGACTGTTTTTATCCCTGACTGCTCTCATTTTGAGTTCACAAAGTATCCAACTAATCTCTAACCTTGTATGCCAATGACAAAATTATTCCACTTCAAAGGGTCTTTGAATGGAACAAATGGTTgtgataataaagaaaaggcaAGAAATTATCATACATTGGTGTCATCTGCGTCAATCTTTCTCCACCCCTAGTTTCCAGATGTCTATTGGGTAAAACTTGTCTTGTCAGAGATTAATTTTTAAGATTATGCAGCTGCAAGTGAGCTCGTGATAAATCTAAAATTTGATTTTTCTTGAGCCATCAAGTGTACACTGTATGATATTTTTACTGTCATACCACAAGTCCTGAAATGCTCAAATAGCATGTGGTTCCATGTTAGGTTTGTCTTACATTGTTAAATGAGGACAAAATGGCTGTAGTGTATATTGCAATCTATTAATATTTCCCCCGTGTTGTCTTCTCACAGTTCTGTTCCCTGTTCTTTGGATCAGTGTTTCCCCCGACTTCTCAGATGACCACTCAACCAGTGACAAGTCAGGAAGTGCTAGCCAGTGACAGTGAGGATGAGACTTGAAGCTGAGTGACTGATGGATTACAGGAGAGATGGACAGATGGAAAAACAGGCACTAGTCAGTGCACATTCATTACAGTCACACCATGCTGGATTACTGGGACCCATACTTTTACCTGCCTGTACAATTTAGTGTTTTTGACCAAATCAGTATAATACACATTCTACAACTTTTTATCCTACATTAATGTTAATGGTGGACTTGGAAATCAGGGAAAATGTGAAACTACACATGAAgcacttgtttatttttatttggattctGTTTGGTTTGTAATCAAGACGCAGGAAAAAAGTCCCTTCAAATAAAACTGCAGTATGtaaacatcatttatttttttatttacatgtcaaAAGGTTCAAGTATGACAAAGATTTAGGATGATTGGGATGATTGTTTCCCAACCAAGTGCTGCAACCGACCAGATCTGGAAGGATGAGGCCTGGTGTACAATTTTgaatttaaagcttttaattaGGTGcagaaaatatactgt
This window encodes:
- the zgc:113229 gene encoding uncharacterized protein zgc:113229 isoform X1 yields the protein MSQSQNSKDSQALLQSMLQRLRLQPGREGQAFLDTPANTTVASTWCQDGQREAVNFQKVNNSPVNGCEFINSAADSNSGTTGVEIQQQSLGCETDSGLIAFPSQKDNTDDDTGVGRVLGQATLPEPPPTKTGQLFPAQSLKDADITSFERTDGERVNFGSTAVTMNIPSDQDTVRSMGQNQHSNQGFMPTVYMWSLKPTDASLNAGIEENRMLHVDNGGFGVSAQRTDLQFAANSEATKNSSSTRKQRSSENRTRRWTQKIKERWRDRQERFGRKSKEEGGSLDQKAGQVNEISPQQLANENMNSAPNKGEESSFPLSDSRDPSKISPAHTEDSNPEGHIRSYSESEFGLGSFSLLEEIVTGQEWAKFLNPNLSAPSVNQSPSEDSLNQSQIPPNPYYSVRLSVFSNQQEGGNNQWKFLGTEATPGSNTGMAQLSPGASLPVSMEVLEKKQQESVHREADRSEPMDDGHNQSDMQLGQRRLGQQHRPPSFVQPADMLDKSRAHPNRKRQHQSGERRDDNFQTEKEGDREGSISTSSVTCSHEMDETGESQRDNMMSLYTLKYTPAPLSPSSFNTCAAAPQGVLKHSISQDLESSMETMTKRRRVEENRRVRFSEEVVSIEPPELDLDAIHSEEESEMDNDSVLEQECEVEQTVDAEVAPARRHALPAWIMALKRKNTGRKHR
- the rad9a gene encoding cell cycle checkpoint control protein RAD9A isoform X3; this encodes MAIKSVQAVFRSLASLEKSVEKCHIELDEQKSRLTFTLHCKHGLLKTHNLSFQDSESLRAVFDKDSSTNVFRAQPRLLVDTVVHFPPSLEEVTVSVSDEQMWVRNHVEDEADQSKAMLTELCLASDEFDHFAVQAHHSVTFCLKELRGLLVFAESTGLPISLYFDEPGSPVVLSVTDSVLEGNFVLATLSDDPNHSKNNTRRARRTPPPPPDDFMNDDIDSYLISMDTSIAPGPSATSPPTSPLAYSTCLKQPSAANHRTRLHSEDEDEVEEDEAAYSERPPNKKFCSLFFGSVFPPTSQMTTQPVTSQEVLASDSEDET
- the rad9a gene encoding cell cycle checkpoint control protein RAD9A isoform X2, which translates into the protein MILRCVLPLSCFVRYTIPSGHTFRCKMAIKSVQAVFRSLASLEKSVEKCHIELDEQKSRLTFTLHCKHGLLKTHNLSFQDSESLRAVFDKDSSTNVFRAQPRLLVDTVVHFPPSLEEVTVSVSDEQMWVRNHVEDEADQSKAMLTELCLASDEFDHFAVQAHHSVTFCLKELRGLLVFAESTGLPISLYFDEPGSPVVLSVTDSVLEGNFVLATLSDDPNHSKNNTRRARRTPPPPPDDFMNDDIDSYLISMDTSIAPGPSATSPPTSPLAYSTCLKQPSAANHRTRLHSEDEDEVEEDEAAYSERPPNKKFCSLFFGSVFPPTSQMTTQPVTSQEVLASDSEDET
- the zgc:113229 gene encoding uncharacterized protein zgc:113229 isoform X2; protein product: MSQSQNSKDSQALLQSMLQRLRLQPGREGQAFLDTPANTTVASTWCQDGQREAVNFQKVNNSPVNGCEFINSAADSNSGTTGVEIQQQSLGCETDSGLIAFPSQKDNTDDDTGVGRVLGQATLPEPPPTKTGQLFPAQSLKDADITSFERTDGERVNFGSTAVTMNIPSDQDTVRSMGQNQHSNQGFMPTVYMWSLKPTDASLNAGIEENRMLHVDNGGFGVSAQRTDLQFAANSEATKNSSSTRKQRSSENRTRRWTQKIKERWRDRQERFGRKSKEEGGSLDQKAGQVNEISPQQLANENMNSAPNKGEESSFPLSDSRDPSKISPAHTEDSNPEGHIRSYSESEFGLGSFSLLEEIVTGQEWAKFLNPNLSAPSVNQSPSEDSLNQSQIPPNPYYSVRLSVFSNQQEGGNNQWKFLGTEATPGSNTGMAQLSPGASLPVSMEVLEKKQQESVHREADRSEPMDDGHNQSDMQLGQRRLGQQHRPPSFVQPADMLDKSRAHPNRKRQHQSEGSISTSSVTCSHEMDETGESQRDNMMSLYTLKYTPAPLSPSSFNTCAAAPQGVLKHSISQDLESSMETMTKRRRVEENRRVRFSEEVVSIEPPELDLDAIHSEEESEMDNDSVLEQECEVEQTVDAEVAPARRHALPAWIMALKRKNTGRKHR
- the rad9a gene encoding cell cycle checkpoint control protein RAD9A isoform X1 gives rise to the protein MDCVVTGGNVKVLAKAIHSLSRIGDELYVEPQEDGLALRSVNSSRSAYACFLFAPLFFSRYTIPSGHTFRCKMAIKSVQAVFRSLASLEKSVEKCHIELDEQKSRLTFTLHCKHGLLKTHNLSFQDSESLRAVFDKDSSTNVFRAQPRLLVDTVVHFPPSLEEVTVSVSDEQMWVRNHVEDEADQSKAMLTELCLASDEFDHFAVQAHHSVTFCLKELRGLLVFAESTGLPISLYFDEPGSPVVLSVTDSVLEGNFVLATLSDDPNHSKNNTRRARRTPPPPPDDFMNDDIDSYLISMDTSIAPGPSATSPPTSPLAYSTCLKQPSAANHRTRLHSEDEDEVEEDEAAYSERPPNKKFCSLFFGSVFPPTSQMTTQPVTSQEVLASDSEDET